In a genomic window of Candidatus Methylacidiphilales bacterium:
- a CDS encoding outer membrane protein assembly factor BamE, with product MPTPILPLSLTLLLSLIPSACTSNRLTNENLSQLTPGMSEKQITQILGKPHHTEISETLGIRSTALIYQAGERQVKIILINDKLFSKQGTF from the coding sequence ATGCCCACCCCCATCCTGCCACTCTCCCTCACCCTCCTCCTCAGCCTCATCCCCTCCGCATGCACCTCCAATCGCCTCACCAACGAAAACCTCTCCCAACTCACCCCCGGCATGTCCGAAAAACAAATCACCCAAATCCTCGGCAAACCCCACCACACAGAAATCTCCGAAACCCTCGGCATCCGCTCCACCGCCCTCATCTACCAAGCTGGAGAACGTCAGGTGAAAATTATCCTCATCAACGACAAACTCTTTT